The following are from one region of the Corynebacterium hindlerae genome:
- a CDS encoding HipA domain-containing protein, which yields MSTHPNIPDRTSHAKNVSILQQDGRWDVAPMYDVPCTAFYRDFTMALPVNGKTKDLKRQDWLDFAHSIGLPPAAAAASIRLVLGVVADIDLSLLPFTGSPLTGAERELRHRRYQVEE from the coding sequence TTGAGTACTCACCCAAATATTCCGGACCGGACATCGCACGCCAAAAACGTTTCGATCCTCCAGCAGGATGGCCGTTGGGATGTTGCTCCTATGTACGACGTGCCGTGCACAGCGTTCTACCGAGATTTCACGATGGCGTTGCCCGTCAATGGAAAAACTAAGGACTTGAAGCGCCAGGATTGGTTAGACTTTGCGCACTCGATTGGGCTACCGCCAGCGGCAGCAGCGGCGTCGATAAGGCTAGTGCTCGGTGTTGTCGCTGACATTGATCTTTCCTTGCTTCCTTTCACCGGCTCCCCTTTAACTGGTGCGGAACGTGAGCTTCGCCACCGCCGATACCAGGTCGAGGAATAG
- a CDS encoding helix-turn-helix domain-containing protein — protein MADLSSPEATSIGQAIRDMRKRYMLTQQQLAEMTGISDRTLRDIEKGTGTPSIGAVLTVLNTLGLRIEILQ, from the coding sequence ATGGCAGATCTTAGTTCCCCTGAAGCCACATCTATCGGCCAAGCGATACGAGACATGCGCAAGCGCTATATGCTCACCCAACAGCAACTCGCGGAAATGACCGGCATTTCGGACCGGACCCTTCGCGACATCGAAAAAGGGACAGGAACGCCCAGCATTGGAGCAGTCTTAACAGTACTTAACACTCTTGGTCTCAGAATCGAGATACTCCAGTGA